From the Chitinivibrio alkaliphilus ACht1 genome, one window contains:
- a CDS encoding sodium:calcium antiporter, translated as MTLFIWAVILIASLAVLIKASDLFLDGAERTGHYFHLPLFTTGLIIVAVGTSLPELASSILAVLHDAGEIVAGNVVGSNIANMLLVLGTGGLFFRGSDAKPHRLGKDTAPLLISAGLLYLLLGTKTIPSWTGVVLLLLAVLYVLTLGRRGISPLVEPHTSATVLKAQDVVKLFFAPICIYLSAEYTIIAVISLAEKTALSQEIMALSAIALGTSLPEAAVSYSAARRGNMSLIFGNIVGSTIFNSLVVVGGARLFGPLAVGAAVQGGTRHVFLGALCIFILYTRKKILPK; from the coding sequence ATGACCCTCTTTATATGGGCGGTAATTCTTATTGCTTCTCTCGCGGTGCTAATAAAAGCATCAGATCTATTCCTTGATGGGGCTGAGCGAACAGGGCATTATTTCCATCTTCCCCTATTCACCACGGGGCTCATAATTGTAGCCGTGGGAACATCCTTACCAGAGCTTGCCTCTTCCATACTTGCAGTACTGCATGATGCCGGAGAAATTGTTGCAGGTAATGTTGTCGGTTCAAATATTGCAAACATGCTGCTCGTCCTCGGAACTGGGGGGCTCTTTTTTAGGGGAAGCGACGCCAAACCACACCGTCTTGGAAAAGATACTGCCCCTCTCCTGATTTCAGCGGGACTGCTCTACCTACTTCTCGGAACCAAAACCATACCCTCATGGACAGGGGTGGTCCTCCTTCTTCTCGCGGTGCTGTACGTGCTTACCCTGGGACGAAGGGGGATATCCCCTCTGGTTGAACCACACACCTCTGCCACTGTGCTTAAAGCACAGGATGTGGTAAAACTTTTCTTTGCTCCAATTTGTATTTATCTTTCTGCCGAATATACCATTATTGCAGTAATTTCCTTGGCAGAAAAAACAGCGCTCTCGCAGGAAATAATGGCTCTTTCTGCCATCGCTTTGGGAACGTCTCTGCCCGAAGCAGCAGTTTCCTATTCAGCAGCACGCCGAGGAAATATGTCTCTTATTTTCGGCAATATTGTCGGAAGCACGATCTTTAACTCCTTAGTGGTTGTGGGCGGGGCTCGTCTTTTTGGCCCTCTTGCCGTGGGAGCGGCTGTCCAAGGAGGCACTCGGCACGTTTTTTTGGGAGCTCTTTGTATTTTTATACTCTACACCCGGAAAAAAATATTACCAAAATAG
- the dut gene encoding dUTP diphosphatase has protein sequence MQIEIKVQKSGLSELPRYMTEEAAGADIHAANTTPITLSPGERALIPTGLVFEIPRGYEVQIRPRSGLALRHGVTVLNTPGTIDSDYRGEIGILLINLGNTPFSIEQGTRIAQAVVAPVVQARYTEQETLQETQRGSGGFGHTGVEA, from the coding sequence ATGCAGATAGAAATCAAAGTACAAAAATCAGGCCTCAGTGAACTTCCTCGATATATGACAGAAGAAGCGGCGGGAGCTGATATCCACGCAGCCAATACAACCCCCATTACTCTCTCCCCGGGCGAACGAGCACTCATCCCTACGGGACTTGTCTTTGAAATCCCCCGTGGCTATGAAGTACAAATTCGTCCTCGAAGTGGGCTTGCCCTACGCCACGGTGTAACGGTGCTTAACACACCGGGCACGATCGATTCTGACTATCGCGGTGAAATAGGAATCCTTCTCATAAACCTTGGAAATACCCCTTTCTCCATAGAACAAGGTACCCGCATTGCTCAAGCGGTTGTGGCGCCCGTGGTTCAGGCCCGCTACACAGAACAGGAAACCCTACAGGAAACACAACGTGGTTCCGGTGGATTTGGACATACCGGAGTAGAGGCATGA
- a CDS encoding HAD family hydrolase produces the protein MPKYPPLEGILFDFDGVLAYSAETHYVCWNNACLRLFSHPLSRETLEHHRGGASPMIAEAICRSMQQPTLQAQALLQEKTNQLRNHISSITTTTSMHTILTFLSQGNIPWGVVSNAPEAILREFFQFHKITPQVLSGFDSVSAPKPSPKAYQESAIRLGVTPAHFSTIYVFEDSLPGITAAKKAGHTTVAVGDALHGSEGELHTKDVVSFFMHYFNTLRTTPPFWPSNEKYKA, from the coding sequence TTGCCTAAGTACCCTCCCTTAGAGGGGATACTCTTTGATTTTGATGGTGTCCTTGCATATTCAGCAGAGACACATTATGTCTGCTGGAACAATGCGTGTCTCCGTCTTTTCTCCCACCCCCTCTCAAGAGAGACTCTTGAGCATCATCGGGGGGGTGCCTCTCCCATGATTGCAGAAGCAATTTGTCGTTCTATGCAGCAGCCCACCCTCCAGGCCCAAGCCCTGCTTCAGGAAAAAACTAACCAGCTGAGAAATCATATCTCAAGTATTACAACAACCACCTCCATGCACACTATTCTCACTTTTCTTTCCCAGGGAAATATCCCCTGGGGAGTGGTAAGCAACGCACCGGAGGCGATACTGCGAGAGTTTTTTCAATTCCATAAGATTACCCCACAGGTACTTTCCGGCTTTGATTCTGTTTCAGCACCAAAGCCATCTCCCAAGGCATATCAGGAATCGGCCATACGCCTTGGGGTTACACCAGCGCACTTCTCCACTATCTACGTTTTTGAGGACAGTCTTCCCGGCATCACCGCGGCCAAAAAAGCAGGACATACCACTGTTGCCGTGGGGGATGCTTTACATGGATCAGAAGGAGAGCTTCATACAAAGGATGTGGTCTCTTTCTTTATGCACTATTTTAATACCCTTCGGACAACCCCGCCCTTTTGGCCGTCCAACGAAAAGTACAAAGCATAA
- a CDS encoding D-arabinono-1,4-lactone oxidase, with product MTETWTSWNGNICHPFSELHVPETEEDLCRIVANAPNRVRAFGNRYSSADIAAGAETLISLRNYRKITAVDRATKQVTVQSGITLKELCQSLEEMDLSFPALPDIDDITLGGAVATGTHGTGRDAQLLSEYMIRCTLVKADGSLEQIDTSSPKFDAVKVSLGLLGIFSTMTFQVEERSSLHIWEEPHKDIEWVRSYEKWLAKNPFLRILWMPHTNHGYVIRGNDPTAVAQRSPLKKAPWYYRYRRNMSQFLYRKTAKIPPLTALINKCIYLLFFTRRQVKEGSLYETTVTKSRSSTLELAEWTIARKDFPRLMKALRKKLHSPFSRYFAHIPMDIRFIQKDTAWLSNAYNRDMVTVGCVTRNASKADSYKAFQLIEELFLAYGGRPHWAKRFSCGPEELARLYPRWHDFIELRRAEDPKGVFLTPHLEKLFA from the coding sequence ATGACCGAAACTTGGACAAGTTGGAATGGAAATATATGCCACCCCTTCTCAGAACTCCATGTTCCCGAGACTGAAGAGGACCTCTGCCGCATTGTTGCAAATGCGCCAAATAGGGTTCGAGCTTTTGGAAACCGCTACTCTTCTGCGGATATTGCAGCCGGTGCCGAAACGCTCATTTCACTGAGAAACTATCGTAAAATTACCGCAGTTGATCGCGCCACGAAACAAGTTACTGTCCAAAGTGGAATCACCCTGAAAGAACTCTGTCAAAGCCTCGAGGAAATGGACCTCTCTTTTCCTGCCCTCCCCGATATCGATGATATCACCCTGGGCGGTGCCGTGGCAACAGGCACGCACGGCACAGGAAGAGATGCGCAACTTCTTTCTGAATACATGATACGGTGCACCCTTGTAAAGGCAGACGGCTCTCTGGAACAGATCGATACATCATCACCGAAATTTGACGCTGTAAAGGTCTCTTTGGGGCTTCTCGGTATATTTTCAACCATGACCTTTCAAGTAGAAGAACGATCATCCCTCCACATATGGGAAGAGCCGCATAAGGATATCGAATGGGTCCGTTCGTATGAAAAATGGCTTGCAAAAAATCCATTCTTACGAATTCTCTGGATGCCTCACACAAACCACGGCTACGTCATCCGGGGAAACGATCCGACGGCGGTTGCCCAAAGAAGCCCCTTAAAAAAAGCCCCATGGTATTACCGCTATCGCCGAAATATGTCACAGTTTCTATACCGAAAAACAGCCAAGATACCCCCCCTTACTGCACTGATAAACAAGTGTATTTACCTACTCTTTTTTACACGCCGTCAAGTGAAAGAGGGAAGCCTCTACGAAACAACCGTCACAAAATCACGAAGTTCTACCTTGGAACTGGCCGAATGGACCATTGCGCGCAAGGACTTCCCGCGACTAATGAAAGCCCTCCGCAAGAAACTGCACTCTCCCTTTTCACGATACTTTGCACATATACCCATGGATATCCGTTTTATTCAAAAGGATACGGCATGGTTAAGCAACGCCTATAATCGTGATATGGTAACTGTAGGATGCGTAACCCGCAACGCGTCTAAGGCAGATTCATACAAAGCCTTTCAGCTTATTGAAGAGCTTTTTCTTGCCTATGGTGGACGGCCTCACTGGGCAAAACGATTTTCCTGTGGCCCGGAAGAGCTGGCACGCCTCTACCCCCGCTGGCATGATTTCATCGAGCTTCGACGAGCCGAAGACCCAAAGGGGGTTTTTCTCACGCCGCATCTGGAGAAACTCTTTGCCTAA
- a CDS encoding CDGSH iron-sulfur domain-containing protein, with translation MKKPIVAKTEPARLTLDPGTYSWCSCGKSENQPFCDGSHVGTDFAPYIVTLTEQKKVSLCQCKQTKNPPYCDGTHRSLSE, from the coding sequence ATGAAAAAACCAATCGTTGCGAAAACCGAACCTGCTCGCCTTACTTTAGACCCTGGAACGTATTCATGGTGTAGTTGCGGAAAGTCGGAGAATCAGCCATTTTGTGATGGTTCCCATGTCGGAACAGACTTTGCACCGTACATAGTGACTCTCACTGAACAAAAAAAAGTATCCCTGTGTCAGTGCAAGCAGACAAAAAATCCTCCGTACTGTGATGGAACCCATCGAAGCTTGTCTGAGTAG
- a CDS encoding alpha/beta fold hydrolase: MKRLVYRAFLGGAFSLAVVVIGLFFWGRSRPEIKASHAKNERPGSIAHLPGGYTYYESHGAQDAPVVVLVHGSLYYSVIWEKNIPALVDAGYRVIAFDQYGRGFSSRPDTTYTFDLFVEQTESLLAYLDITDPVHMVGLSLGGPIVISFANRNPDLIQSISLLAPVTPSTEKRSFFEVVTGFLNRAYCTFSHRDFERQRAEQLAPLKEKMRRQFHYRGVEKAFASAITNRDRDKVGEIYAEAEKLHHPVLLLWGTLDRVLPIENHLSVLETFESVQYIPLEETGHTLNYEQYEQINRALISFFSHNE; the protein is encoded by the coding sequence ATGAAACGCCTTGTGTACCGAGCCTTTCTGGGGGGAGCTTTTTCCCTTGCAGTGGTGGTGATAGGACTCTTTTTCTGGGGCAGGAGTCGTCCGGAGATTAAGGCATCTCACGCAAAAAATGAACGTCCCGGATCTATTGCCCATCTTCCCGGGGGATACACCTATTATGAATCACACGGAGCGCAAGATGCTCCCGTGGTTGTATTGGTTCACGGTTCTCTTTATTACAGTGTAATCTGGGAGAAAAACATCCCCGCCCTTGTAGACGCAGGGTACCGCGTTATTGCCTTTGATCAGTATGGGCGTGGTTTTTCGAGTCGCCCCGATACTACCTATACTTTTGACTTATTTGTAGAGCAAACGGAAAGCCTTCTTGCGTATCTGGATATTACAGACCCGGTACATATGGTGGGATTATCCCTTGGGGGCCCTATTGTCATCTCCTTTGCGAACAGGAATCCGGATCTTATACAAAGCATATCTTTATTGGCTCCGGTTACTCCCTCCACGGAAAAACGATCGTTCTTTGAAGTGGTGACTGGCTTTTTAAATCGGGCTTATTGCACATTCTCTCATCGAGATTTTGAGCGACAGCGTGCTGAACAGCTTGCCCCGCTGAAGGAAAAAATGCGTCGGCAGTTTCACTATCGCGGAGTGGAGAAAGCCTTTGCTTCTGCTATTACAAATCGTGACAGGGATAAGGTTGGAGAGATCTATGCCGAGGCAGAGAAACTTCACCATCCCGTGTTGCTTCTATGGGGAACCCTTGATCGTGTATTGCCCATAGAAAATCACCTTTCTGTGCTTGAAACCTTTGAGTCGGTACAATACATCCCCCTTGAAGAAACGGGACACACTCTGAATTATGAACAGTATGAGCAGATAAATCGTGCATTGATTTCGTTCTTTT